The genome window catcagggaacacctgaggaaattcacggaccactgggacgtctttgacttcggccttctttttcttttccttctccgctactactatgttggccaagaaagctctgtattccttacggagatacttgctagcttggacacacgacatgagcttgagacctttcgaaacagtttcaccgtacacgcataataaatcaccattcgcgagcgagaatcgaatcatcttatcaaagcacataacttcagcatggttttcgcgaagaaagtccatgcctactatgacgtcgaaacttccgagttgcatcggaatgaggtcgattgggaagatatgattgttgagctcgagagtacaatcacggagtacagagttaacggcgacagttcttccagtagcgacttccacttcgaatgacgaggggagataagagcgcttacgactaaggagcttctcgaattcaaacgacacaaagcagttatcggctacagtatcaaacaaacatgatgcataaataccattcacaaggaacgtaccattgaacacgttgttgtcagcctgggcttgacgagcattgatgttgaaggttctggcacgggctgcttgttgctgctgctgaggctgatgctgctgctgctgctggggttcttgcttcacaaccctgttcgggtacatgtttgcaaagtggctAGGGTCACCACAAGCAAAGCAAACTCGAGCTTTgatcgcgggtgcttgagctaCGTGTTGGCCTTGCGAGGCTGGAaatagagcttgatgagcagtggcaggagctgcggtgtttcggggaccatagcgacaattcacagtgaaatgaccgtaaaggttgcaatgagcacagaaacgacaggcaagtcccaccggatgatgatatgagcatgtcgggcagagcgggtggggacctgtgtatgcacgctttgctggcggtgcattggccACTGGTGCTggtcggtggtgagactgctgctgagccggtacggcttgcagaggggcagcagtggttgtgacagcacagttcttgttgctggagttgctgttgttgtgcttctttcTTCGAcatgatgacttggatggttgagcagtggcggtttcggcggtcgatgcagtggtagcttgatgcagagtcttggagggcttatcccagaaaccagcttttactcgcttgtcaatgatctcggcggcaagcaagtaagtttcctCGATCGATGAGGTtttcgcggcgtgaacaaaatcggcaacacaatcgggtagagctcgaatgtacttcttgatggccatgtctgacgtcttgacttgatcgggacagataatgctaagctgcttgaagtgagcagtcaaggcagcgttgtctccgtccttctgcttgatgttccaaaactcgtcctccagcttttggcgttcatggagagggcagaattcgtccatcatgatggctttcagctcttcccaagtcagctcataagctgcatcattcccgcgtttgtttcgttcggccgtccaccagtctagagctcgggactggaaaacgccggtcgcatttagggtacggagatgttctggacagccgctttggcacAGAGTGACTtaaaccgaatcaaaccattaaaacatggcggtagggccatcttcccCTTTAaattcttttggtccgcatgccttgaactgtttgaagctgaaaacagtcttgtaagcatctttaggagcttcagttcgcgactcctcagaagatttgctgacgttttcatacacaTCGCTCACATCTTTTGCcgcttgcttggcgatgatagcagcaagacggcggtctctcttttcttggcgggtaagaggggttcggtgtcctgatgacgacatggtctgcaacagacatcgtcgtaggtctcagacacaacaattcgaatctcacctcacacgtctactacttactaaagctcaggaacacaatAAAGCACGTATCACATAACACATAGGCACCAAAATCAcatagtcacagaagcacataagcacgtagagtACAGAATCACTtaagcacatacacatttaatcacagaggtagtcagaatacagaaacctatcattcaaggctcgcgtgtcgttcgtatatatcGGTTGCGATTAGCATATCGAGTAGCATCGTATAgtcgtatagcatgtcgagtagtATAATATAATCGTATATCATAGCATAATATTGTCCATAATTGCAGCGATTTGTTAGCGccttgagatagaagagcaatgcgagtcgtatgtgtcgatcgaagtgatagcaaaaatcgaataattctccaaaaatttaaacacataaacagatatatacacataaaaacatataaaatcgacGAATGATCAGAGTAAGCAGTTGCAGTCTCataatcgaaacacataaaatcgagggatagattgtctgcgactattagacatcgactacccaaagcgattcgactattcacaatggaCTTGTCGTCTGCGactattagacatcgactacccaaagcgattcgactattcacaatggacttgtcgtcacatttcgactttcgggatcgtgtcTCTGCCTCGTTTCATGGGCATTTATCACGCATTCCCTAGgccatacttgtgagttcaggtcgttggagtccgttgaggctttggtgagataaaataaaaatcagaacaagttgtcaaggttagggtttcacccctagcttagcaacttcttccttgtttaagcaaaaattgaggagattattcatcaaaatatggatttcactcctgatttggtataattctcctcgttcgttattgaaaataatgaggaaatcattgataaattgataaaatcagcattgaccaagcaattcagtcgagagtttgcggctttcacacctaatctcgactaaatcgcttgactctatttgaaaattcgagtgcagtgatagcgaagaataatAGAATATAGCACTTACGCTTGGTCTGTtagttcctaactatagtctaggtctctaagacagcgacccggactaggtcgtgtctagcctaattccctatagttatggctctgataccaatctgtcacaccccaaccgatggcggaatcatcggggcatggcactgagcgaaacagattgtccagaagtttccacaacaactatcattactatttagtttaaataatacatcccataccgtatcccaaatagtaaaacaaattattacagataacatctagtcaaatattccattccgacaactcagattcaaatataaatattgttcaaatgcttctagagactcgatctgcaagatctacagacaactatgctctagccgcttattctaagctcgccttcctagcagataagcatcctaattgcctgccacatacgttaaaataaagtcaatacataaaatgtaaaggtgagcatacaagtttgatatagcatatagagttcgaaatagtttacgcataaccagcacatacacagaggaaaacgaagcatgttaattatcgacatggatctatcgataccaatgactgcgggttgactgcccgaggcagttcgcaatacatgattaccaccgcaatccatgcaagtaatggtccttaacaacccccgtgtgaacgggtgctgagtccaaactatagtactatcgtcgttaaggcaggtagacagcattccacgtgtaaacataacaacaagcattcatttagtcacgtaatacatgcagaacggttagcgtttaaataattgagtagtgtgttcgattgtgatttagataagtaacgtatgtaacacccaaaagtgctaaagcaaaaagggttcgagtatactcacagcgattgatggattgaagggagcgcttgagagtagggttagcctggatagttcgatagcataacgatgagtaacgcgtaaaacgaatacaagtgttgatggatcgaacagcctggtcgatcggacagtaggttcgatcggacgggttgttcgttcggtttgacagtccgttcggtcagcctgttcggtcggccggtaggctcgatcggttgggctgttcgagtggattgtttcttcctttgagtaggatgtgtttgtgtatgatggcttgaccttttgaagtttttgttgtagtatttgagaacattgaagtgtccttacctttcaggtcgatcgatcgaacgggccgttcgatcggccggcttaaccgatcggttaggtacctcagtaataagtcctcagcaggatgtcacctgatcggacggcatgtttgatcgggtggcactccaacacgtcgaacgagttgaaaatcgattaagtgttgaagcatagtatctcatgatccgaagagtaattcaagtcaaaccgtagttcgatcgatCAGCACTTCGTTCAacactagacttcatgaaattgttaaagtgtggggccacgtgctagccgatcggctgacatgtccgatcggttgggctgttcatTCGAACaacctgtccgatcggtcagcatcctgacctggtcggcctgttcgtctaacacttggctgttctgatggtttgacattatatcgaggtattttgacaacgagctgaaccatggaaccttcgttcctacttgtttcccctgctcggacatgaatcacccaagtccggccggtaaaCGGTTCGTAACGGAGTTtatagtttaacccgaaatcagtgaacctcatagatagaatccgaatcttgaaccacacaactattagagtgattagtgagttggctcagcTTCGTTTccaccggtttgaaggcattgagtgtaaaagagttgaaagaaagttggaaaatccatctttcaatcctttacatcgtgtaaatgtttagatctaggatagatctttgtttgtttatgtggaaatcggctagatccaagtgactcttggtggattgaggccaaaacatgaagttcttcaagaacatcatgatgacatcatcctagaacacttagatcttgatgatttcacggttagaaatcaaggtttgaaagatagaaaggtgtaggagcgtgcattgatcaagaaagtacaagatttaggatgaaatcttaccgggattgaagAAATTTGAGGAAAAGTgaagagcacgagctggtcggtcagagagtttccaaaagtggaaagaatgacaatgataaggctatttataggcttcccaaagaggaaagggctggccgatcggccaggcatcccgatcggacagcctgctcgatcggacagtccgtccgatcggctgggctgttcgatcggctaggcgcctgatcgatcaacagtcTGTTTCGAGCGTTTgatgcgacgatttctgatatttcgatttcgattgaagacaatacgaatacgatagagtttcctattcaaattacttttaatcccaaccactatatctacatacaagcatctatatttcgcACTATTTTTTCGCCACCATTTATCATaattcggtttcgattgagtttgattgagtttcgagtttcgattcgattgatcaccacacataacataaagtaaacatgcacaagtaacacataaggcacacacacacgtatactaacaccagaattcgcgtaattcgagtttcgagttcgatgatgattcgattagcttgattattaattgattgactttatcgcattgatacttcctactattcacaggcGTAAAGCGTTTCACGtcgataaacattcgattactttgattaataatacttactccacataatacaactaacagaaacaccaacatagaatagactaactgtagtcaaagaagtcaatcttgactttgactttgactttgacattcggtaacacggggtgttacagcgaAAGTCCCTAGGGTTTCGTCACAACCCTAGCCAAACAGTTAACCTTTCTTTCATTCAGCCGTATGTTATCAATTTCATCAATACGCAGATATATCTAACAATAGATTCAATGATAATCATGTATTCTAGATATGTATTACCATGCATTCAAGGCGTAACAGTAAATCATCATATATTAAACTTGCACACTATGCATAACAGTTTACAAAGCTTTCATACAGTCCACACAATCATAACATAATCGTACTTGATGATCACATAGATCTACTGGTTCATTACTTATCAAGAATCATCATATAACTATGATCTAAACATTTCGATCAGATCCTATGAGAGCATTCGTCAATCATGAACAACCGATAACAATATGAAAGGTTCATGAAACATTCCAAACCCTAATCAACACAATATGAATGTACGGTTtctaggaaagaaccatagatcatgtgaatgggtaggcagatacttgagaccattaatccgcgtataaggaccgaggggcatgagtgatagatctatttgggtgtagcgagcccacacccatgaggaccagggtggcccatagggtgactatgtcttccagccggaaggccggtacaaatttgctaggtttgagtcttcctacaccgtcacacatatcagtggccttgcaaaccattggtgatcttttccttgtttgctttcataccgggatttacatacactgtttacaaaggtttatacatacttatacaaacacatgaactcgctcaacttttgttgatgttttcaaattacatgtatttcagggaactaagtggatctggcaggtgttgcatgttttcaagctgcgtcacaaataaaagatgtcatccgggtgtatcctattcctggacgggatacatgtttctaaaccaggttttatttaaggtcttttgttgagtcttcgtGAACTCATTTGAACGGGTTGTGGTTGTAACTTAAAACTTGGTGTCTATGTTTCAGACAAGTATGTTGTggtgttttctaaacttaatatatggatgaacatcttatagttttatcatatagcgttgttatgattgaatgctatggtattaagaaagtcacaccaataatcacgcttccgcaaaagtcagggtgtgacagaaacaCACATGATTAACCTCATTTTTTCACCCCATAAACATGGTTAATTATACTTTAAAACTTACTTACAATTAATTTGTTTAAACAGCCACAAAGGCTCAAAAATCAACTTTAGGGCTCAACTAGTTTAGCACACGTTAAACGTTTGCCACTCGTTTCACGACAATTTTATTACTTGTACATACATCAACCCAAAAACTCATTATAATAGTTAGAATAGAGCATACATAACTCACATGCATCAACTAGATCTAGATCGATCTCTAGCTATTTATTCATTTCTTAGGACCCAAATAGGCCGAAACCACCAAAACTGTTGCTTGTCGTCGTTATTCATCACCCTAGAGCTCCGGTTATTAGCTGCGAACCACCAACACTGTTACCTCATTTTCTCTATCTACTATCTCTCTGTCtttagttgtttttttattaaatttaaggATCTTAATATATTGAAACTATGTTACCGTATTTTCTCTCTCTACTATTGTTGGTGGCTACTCCAACTATTAAAGCCAAATGTTTTGACTGgatggtttatttatttatttttttgtttaatatGGCGTGGGATAAATCTTCTGGGGGTTTTATCACGCCACATCAGTACCACGTATACACCACATAAGCAACGAGTTTTATCATTAACTTGCACGATATGGGATAACGCCCCTTTAAACaatataaaaaaaaggaaaaccaAAAAGAAAAATTCTGATTGATTGGAATAAATGGGCTCCACATGCATAACCTGGTTGGCACTCGTTAAAGAgttgtcccccccccccccccaactccCACGGGGCAGTTTGGGGCGCCACCAGACTGATGTGGTGAGGGGCGCTAACCCACACTATATCGCCTAACTGCAAATGACAGTCTGGCCAAAATTTTCATCAAAGTCGTATATGAAATACCCGATTGTTAATCACAATCAAAGTGAACCCTTTGTGGAGCTTGTCTCCCATATAGTTTACTTAATTTACATTCATGATCTAGTGGTCTTGTGTTATGGTGTTTACCCTTCATAAAAGTGGTATACATTAAACTATTTGAAACTGTAAGGTTACATGGTATTTAGTTGTAAAAGATTAAGGTAAAAGAAAGTTAATTTTAACTATGATATGGGAATTTTAACATTCAAGACAagatatgcttaaaatgaataaTCGCATTCGGTAATTGGTATACGCTCATCTAGTTAACATGTTTTGTGACCGAGTCTGCTTTTGTTCttgtcaaaaacaaaaacaaacccGGGCACAAGTTAACACAAActatattaaaatataataaaacaccCGGATTCCATGCATCTTGATTCATGCACCGGGTTTGCCCTTTATTGAACTAAAACAGTATGTTACATCAACACCCGCTCTACAATTTAAAGTTTAAACTATGGGTAACACTTGGATATACATTTAAATTTACCGATGTAGAAGTGCACGACCTGCACTAAAGATATCGTCATACGTGACCTACATTGCAGACATCGCCATAGAGTTGACTTTACGTTCTTTGACTTTCATGTACAAACCCTGCAAAACCAGTAACCATTTAGTTTGTAGGCGACacataaataattattattgaaATAATATACACATCTAACGGTAATTATATTAGTATTCAAAAATATACTATTACTAAAATGATATACTTTGTTTAATCATATCTAACATACTATTTGCCTATGCATaaggctggcaaatcgtgtcttaacaggtttaacaggtttctgacggcgcgcacaacataagtttcaaacatgattacgactcgtttaactactttctacctcatgtttataaaacagttttatgttttatgtacaaagatgaataaatgatagatcctaacattgtaattttaattattttaaaaattaaaaaagtcaaagggtgtatttttcagtcaaacaggtctaatcgtgtcttaacaggtacccAATTGCCAAATTATAAATGCTTTTGGAAAAGGTtgacctgacccgacccgtttcAATCAGTTCAAAAATACCCGTTTAGACCTGTTACGAGATCCAACCCGCCCATTTTACCACCTGTGAAAAAGATTTGGGTGAGGAAATTACACTTGTCGTGTGAATGGTGGCACCCGTTGTCATGTTAATCTTTTGATTTGGAACCAATTCGAATTCAATGTTCTGCAAAAAAATTGCAAGTGCAACGATTGCTTCCAGCATAGCAAATTGATCGCCTACACATTTTCGTGGGCCGCCACTGAATGGAATGAACCTACAATAGAGACTTTTTCGGGTCAAACAAGCTAACTTTCAACTTCAAAATTTATATAAGTTTTTCATGTTTTTGCAAAAATTTTGACAGGTAAATATAGCATATACCGATCGATGCGATACAAAAATGGTTTATGCAAAAATTAAAACAAACGTGGAATAATGTCAAAGTCAAAAAGTGACATGTTTGACTATATATAGTCAAAGTTAAGGTGGATATGAGATTACTTGTAATCAGTATTGGATTCATTTGGCACCGGCCCGTCTAATCCAAATCTTTCAGGTATGAATTCTTCTGCTCTTTCCCAAACCTTAAAAATTCATATATAATTAAATacaagagtaaaatgccattttcgtccctgaggtttggccagttttgcgactttcgtccaaaggtttgtttttccgcatatGGGTCCAAAAGTTTTGAAATCTTGCCaatttcatccggctcgttaactccatccatttttctccgttaagtcaggggtatttccgtcttttttaacttaaagggcaattcagtctttttcagagaattgccctttaagttaacaaaaaaaaagacggaaatacccctgacataacggagaaaaatggatggagttaacaagccggatgaaaatggcaagatttcaagaTTTCAACCTTTTGGACCCatatgcggaaaaacaaacctttggacgaaagtcgcaaaactggccaaacctcagggacgtaaatggcattttactctaaatacaaaagataaaattcaaaatcacATCAATGTTTgatttatgtaaatttataacaaTAAGAGAAACAAAGAAATTGTGTATAATGTAATCACACCTTGGATGAATGATGGATGTTATAAACCGATATCATAATATCTTGACCAGGGTTGACCTTGTAATTTCCCGGAAGCACATCTTCGACTATAGCTCTTCTTATCAAGACCTAATGAAGACGTTATACAAATGTGTTCAACAATTTTTAAAAcctaaatgaaaaaaaaattgataaaatGATTTAAAAAGTTGGGTATTTACATACCGGGGGATGTGGATAAAGACGCATAGACTCGTTTATGCATCGTGTTATAAATTTAAGGTTTTTTACGTCTTCATAAGTTGGGGGGCGACCCTGTAAAACTCTGTCAACTTCTTCTTGTGCCTTCATTAACGAAGATGGGTCCTACATAACAATTTAAATTAAAACTATTAAAATTTGTTATTTTAAGTTGACCATGTTAAATtgaagagttaattactgttttcgtccctgtggtttgtcaaaaatcactatttcagtctattagtttaaaaattgcgatttcagtccctgtggtttcactttcgtaaccatttcagtccctgtggtttcacttttgtaaccatttcaatccatttattctgtaagtacagggactgaaatggttacgaggtggattgaaatgtttacaaaagtgaaaccacagggactgaaatcgcaatttttaaactaatggactgaaatagtgacttttgacaaaccacagggacgaaaacaataattaactctaAATTGAATCTAGAAAATACGGCTTTTGAATAACAAAAGTCAAAGGTAGAGTCTTTACTCTTGTATCATAAACAACAATATAAATCAATCATCTTGTCTGTTAAAACGAAAAAATAATGGCTAAACAGACACGCGGTTTAAGACATAAAATATTGAATAACAAGTTTGATAGATCGCTGAAGGGTACCTTACTTAAAAGATATGTAGTCCAAGTCAACACCGAACCGGTGGTTTCATGTCCGGCAACCAACATTGACAAAAGGTCATCGCGTAGCTGTTGACTTGAAACCTAAACATAAAACATGAGAAAAAAGACCAAATATTACTTACAAACGGGTCGTTTCACGTTATATCTTATCTCTAATGGGTCAACACTTAcgatttaaaaatgaaaaataaaagaaGGAAGTAGATTAAAGGGAAATGGGTCAAAAGTTTCCCAAAGTACAGCTTTAATCATTTTACTTAAACATAAGATAATGATTGAAATTGATTATATTTGTgtgagtaaagtacacggatggtccctgtggtttaccaaaattttagATTGGGTCCCTactccctagctttccaaaagtacagggatggtccctgtagtttgcactttgtaacgcatttagtcctcagccaacaaatctaaaggtgttagcatgtccaagttagggactaaatgtgttacaacgtgcaaaccacagggaccatccatgtacttttggaaaaagttggggactaaatgcgttacaaagtgcaaaccacagggaccatctgtgtacttttcgaaagctagggaccaaatctaAAATTTTGGTAAAGCACAGgcaccatccatgtactttactctATTTGTGTAATCTATTAGACACTTACTTATCTACGAAAAAGATTATGATTTAAATTAAAAATTGTTTGGGGTCAAGTGGTCAACTATACCTGTCACAGacttagggatggcaatgggtcgggtttgggacgggtttaggtaatcccaaatcCAAACCTGGTTAGATACGCTTGTCCCAAACCCatcccaaaacccgtcgggtttctagcgggtaaatacccatcggtattgggtaaacccgttaatttaaaaaaatttctCATTTGTTATACTTGACCCAAAACCCATCGGGTATCTATCGAGTAACTACTAATTAGTTACATTTAATATTATCACTATAAAAATGTATAAAATGTATACGAAATAAAATACCTACGTGTACAAAAAATGGgtgtatcatatatatatacatatttaaaaatataaaagaaattatgccgggtatacaatcgggtaaatgGGTTATCAGGTCAtcgggtcgggtaaacgggtacatCACCAAATCCCAAACCCGTCTGAAACCAGCGAAACAAATAAAAACTACTCTCatacccgtcccaaacccgattatccgaccccaaacccgtcccaaatgagtcgggtttcgggtttgattgccatccctagtCACAGTCCACACCAAATATAAACTACCCgtttgacccattacccaacccGTTTATATGAAAAGAAGTTGAAATTTGATCACTGTTTGCAGACCTCTTCCCTGCTAGCAAGCAAGAATCGAAGTATGCTTGGGTCTGCATCATTTACGTAATCTTCATCGTCTATTTTTTCACCTTCCTTTTCAACGATTTCCTTGCATTTTATAATAAGTTCTTCGACGGTTTCTCTAATTACAGTAACTGCTTGCTCGGCTTTTATTTGTCTTGGTATAATCTTACATAACGCACTTATCTGCATAAAAAATAACCAGTCAACACGTTATCTTTAGTTTATTTTTCTTTAACACCTGCCATCGGAAAAATAAGCGGTAACAATTTGACTAATGAGGTCAAACCTATTACTTTCTGGATCCGGATAAAATCATATCCAAAAATATCTCTTTATTTCGCTTTATTACAGATGATTGCCGTATAATAATTATTCAAAACCACTTTTAGGGGTGACCAGGAAACCGAAAAAACCAAACCGAAGAAACCGATTTAActaaaccgaaaaaaaaaacgaaccacacaaaaaaccgaaccgaaatttacggttttacattttttgaCAACCGAAAAAAACGAACCAAACCGAATAAcctaaaaaatcatttttttaatgcTTCTTACTTTCTTATATATTGATTTAGGAATTATTAGTTTTATTCttgaattttaataaaataaaatgtcttaagaaaaactttggagaaacacaaaaaaatagatgagttaattactgttttcgtccctgtggtttgtcaaaaatcactatttcagtccattagtttaaaaattggatttcagtccctgtggtttcactttcgtaaccatttcagtccctgtgg of Helianthus annuus cultivar XRQ/B chromosome 1, HanXRQr2.0-SUNRISE, whole genome shotgun sequence contains these proteins:
- the LOC110882135 gene encoding carotene epsilon-monooxygenase, chloroplastic isoform X1: MPCVLHSLSPLITTTNHHHHTRHHRFSTTSPKFPLQTTTTHHSFTIKSSLENKPKPKPKPTSKNGSWVSPDWLTSLIRSISFTQTDDSNIPIASAQLDDVSDLLGGALFLPLFKWMNDYGAIYRLAAGPRNFVIVSDPEIAKHVLRNYGSIYAKGLVAEVSEFLFGSGFAIAEGSLWTARRRAVVPSLHKKYLSVIVDRVFCKCSEQLVEKLRSYARSNTSVNMEQQFSQLTLDVIGLAVFNYNFDSLTADSPVIESVYTALKEAEARSTDLLPYWKISALCKIIPRQIKAEQAVTVIRETVEELIIKCKEIVEKEGEKIDDEDYVNDADPSILRFLLASREEVSSQQLRDDLLSMLVAGHETTGSVLTWTTYLLSKDPSSLMKAQEEVDRVLQGRPPTYEDVKNLKFITRCINESMRLYPHPPVLIRRAIVEDVLPGNYKVNPGQDIMISVYNIHHSSKVWERAEEFIPERFGLDGPVPNESNTDYKFIPFSGGPRKCVGDQFAMLEAIVALAIFLQNIEFELVPNQKINMTTGATIHTTSGLYMKVKERKVNSMAMSAM
- the LOC110882135 gene encoding carotene epsilon-monooxygenase, chloroplastic isoform X2 translates to MPCVLHSLSPLITTTNHHHHTRHHRFSTTSPKFPLQTTTTHHSFTIKSSLENKPKPKPKPTSKNGSWVSPDWLTSLIRSISFTQTDDSNIPIASAQLDDVSDLLGGALFLPLFKWMNDYGAIYRLAAGPRNFVIVSDPEIAKHVLRNYGSIYAKGLVAEVSEFLFGSGFAIAEGSLWTISALCKIIPRQIKAEQAVTVIRETVEELIIKCKEIVEKEGEKIDDEDYVNDADPSILRFLLASREEVSSQQLRDDLLSMLVAGHETTGSVLTWTTYLLSKDPSSLMKAQEEVDRVLQGRPPTYEDVKNLKFITRCINESMRLYPHPPVLIRRAIVEDVLPGNYKVNPGQDIMISVYNIHHSSKVWERAEEFIPERFGLDGPVPNESNTDYKFIPFSGGPRKCVGDQFAMLEAIVALAIFLQNIEFELVPNQKINMTTGATIHTTSGLYMKVKERKVNSMAMSAM